Below is a window of Candidatus Bathyarchaeia archaeon DNA.
GAGAATCAGAACGATTACGCGCCCAATCGGAACTAGGGATCGCGAATTGGATCTGCTGGACAAGGTATGTAGCTCGATAGAGCAGGCATGACCTAGATTGACGAAGCCGCCCAGCGCTAGACCCGTCTATAGACCCAAGATGTTAAATCTGTATCGGACAAAAACCGGCCGTTTATGAAAATACAGTTTTCAATATTAATGACAACCATCTTCCTCATCGCAGTCATTGCTTTCCCAGTCCGAACGATAACTCCCTCAGCGAATACTCCTCACCAGTTAGCCCTGTCCCAGTTGACTGTCCAACAGCAGAGACTTTTGAGCGGCTTATCCCAAGCTTTGCTGAGCGACCACGGTGACAACGGAGACAACAGTGGTGGAGGGCAAGGAAACAATTACACTCCCACCAACCAGAACGGTTGCGGCTCTCCAAACTATGGGAACAATATCAAGGTAAACCAAGATTGTACTAGAATCAACGGCGGAAGCCCGCAGAACGAGCCCGGCATAGCTATTGACAAGTTCAATCCACAACACGTCGTAGCCTCTTACAACGACTATCGCCGTGGAGACGGCACCTGCGGAACCTCGTACAGCCTCGACGGTGGACAGACATGGAAGGACTCGACAGTCGCCAACAACAATGTTCCGGGCGCACCATACGGCGCGCCTCCTTTTGGCCGCGAATATTTCCAGGCGAGCGGAGACACCTCGGTAGCCTGGGACACCAGGGGCAATGCCTATGTGGCATGCCAGGAATTTGACCGGCCCTTTACCACCAACAGCAACGACACTAGCAGCGGAATATACGTCTACAGATCAACACAGAATAACGGGGGATCATGGAACTACCTTCCAAACTTCGTAGCCGCAAACCCCGATTTTGCAAACGAAGCAAGCCTCCTCGACAAGCCATACATGACAGTCGACAACAATGTTAACAGCCCGTTCCGAGACCGCGTCTACGTCAGCTGGACACTCTTCGCCGCAGACGGAACCGCAAAGATCTATGAGGCATACTCCGCTAGCTATGGACAGACATGGAGCAGCTCAGTCCTCGTAACAACAACCAGCTCCTACTGTCCGAATTCCGTCTCTACACCAGGTACCTGCGACGCTAACCAAGACTCGCAGCCATTTGTCGCCTCTGACGGAACCCTCTATATCGTCTTCAACAACTACAACAACGCGCTCAGCTCGGCAACCGACAATCGGAACCAGATATTGATAGCGAAATCCACCACCGGCGGCGCCAGCTTCAGCCCACTAGTCAAAGTCTCAGACTTTTTCGATCTGCCAGACTGCGCAACTTACCAGAACGGACAAGACTTCGGCCGAGCATGCATACCTGAAAAGGGCTCACAGCAAAACTCTGTCTTCCGAGCAGTAAACTACCCAAGCGGCTCCGCTAACCCGACAGACCCGAACGCGATCACGGTCACCTTCGGCTCCTACATCAACGTACACTCGAACGAGGCTAACGGATGCGTCCCGAACTCGTTCAGCTC
It encodes the following:
- a CDS encoding exo-alpha-sialidase codes for the protein MTTIFLIAVIAFPVRTITPSANTPHQLALSQLTVQQQRLLSGLSQALLSDHGDNGDNSGGGQGNNYTPTNQNGCGSPNYGNNIKVNQDCTRINGGSPQNEPGIAIDKFNPQHVVASYNDYRRGDGTCGTSYSLDGGQTWKDSTVANNNVPGAPYGAPPFGREYFQASGDTSVAWDTRGNAYVACQEFDRPFTTNSNDTSSGIYVYRSTQNNGGSWNYLPNFVAANPDFANEASLLDKPYMTVDNNVNSPFRDRVYVSWTLFAADGTAKIYEAYSASYGQTWSSSVLVTTTSSYCPNSVSTPGTCDANQDSQPFVASDGTLYIVFNNYNNALSSATDNRNQILIAKSTTGGASFSPLVKVSDFFDLPDCATYQNGQDFGRACIPEKGSQQNSVFRAVNYPSGSANPTDPNAITVTFGSYINVHSNEANGCVPNSFSSSTGQNLFTGVKTPGACNNDILISVSTNAGASFTGTTTDPRALATVTQTTGQATTDQWWEWASYNNNGRLFVSYYDRQYGNDESNGQMDISVSGSIDLVHFSSVRVSSSSMPLSTQFRNGRGNSLFFGDYAGLSAVNAPIPIWADTRNFQPFLCPGTATPGNPPQLCSVQFNTTVSNDQDIYVSVNLQNIQ